The following coding sequences lie in one Kribbella sp. NBC_00709 genomic window:
- a CDS encoding enolase C-terminal domain-like protein has protein sequence MTPASQIARHVIRSVTTAEHHFDYLRTIGRNSFLGSHGSGGKQTVYVVETDRGATGWGLPLYDAPDDARSLIGRNLAELIDPDRGVIDPAAEFLDYPLHDLAARILEVPVYAMLGGHGPTRVRCYSGGIYFDDLDHGLDGIRANLAQDHAFGFRDFKLKIGRGHRWMDPLAGLARDIEVTRLARELYPDAGILVDGNDGFTLNGLLEYLDGVADCDLYWIEEPFLERRPDLQALREHLQTMTNRPKIADGEYEPNVDHVLRLAREGLVDVALMDVIGHGLTAWRQTMPQLAAEASPHAWGVPLKTLYAAHLAAGLGNVPIVEGVPGPGPYIVEDGYVVLSDQPGFGLEL, from the coding sequence ATGACTCCCGCCAGCCAGATCGCCCGCCACGTCATCCGCTCCGTCACGACTGCCGAGCACCATTTCGACTACCTCCGCACGATCGGCCGCAACTCGTTCCTCGGCAGCCACGGGAGCGGCGGGAAGCAAACGGTGTACGTCGTGGAGACCGACCGCGGCGCGACCGGATGGGGCCTGCCGCTGTACGACGCTCCGGACGACGCGCGCTCGCTGATCGGGAGGAACCTGGCCGAGCTGATCGATCCGGACCGTGGCGTGATCGACCCGGCGGCGGAGTTCCTGGACTACCCGCTGCACGACCTGGCGGCCCGGATCCTCGAGGTGCCGGTCTACGCGATGCTCGGCGGCCACGGGCCGACCCGGGTGCGGTGCTACAGCGGCGGGATCTACTTCGACGACCTCGATCACGGGCTGGACGGGATCCGGGCGAACCTCGCGCAGGACCACGCCTTCGGCTTCCGCGACTTCAAGCTGAAGATCGGCCGCGGCCACCGGTGGATGGATCCGTTGGCCGGCCTGGCGCGCGACATCGAGGTGACCCGGCTGGCGCGCGAGCTGTATCCGGACGCCGGGATCCTGGTGGACGGCAACGACGGCTTCACCCTGAACGGACTGCTCGAGTACCTCGACGGCGTCGCCGACTGCGACCTGTACTGGATCGAGGAACCGTTCCTGGAGCGACGGCCCGACCTGCAGGCGCTCCGCGAACACCTGCAGACCATGACGAACCGGCCGAAGATCGCGGACGGCGAGTACGAGCCGAACGTCGACCACGTTCTCCGCCTGGCCCGCGAAGGTCTCGTCGACGTGGCCCTGATGGACGTCATCGGCCACGGCCTCACCGCCTGGCGGCAGACGATGCCGCAACTCGCCGCCGAGGCCTCACCGCATGCCTGGGGAGTGCCCCTCAAGACCTTGTACGCCGCCCACCTCGCCGCCGGCCTCGGCAACGTCCCGATCGTCGAAGGCGTCCCGGGCCCCGGCCCCTACATCGTCGAGGACGGGTACGTCGTCCTGTCCGACCAGCCCGGCTTCGGCCTGGAGCTCTAG
- a CDS encoding VOC family protein: MELKLEVVTLAVRDVDAALAFYTSLGFTLDVDYHPREDFRVVQLTPPGSACSIQFGEGLTDAAPGSARANYLVVADLEAAHEELVARGIKVGDIRHKTPIDTWAGDFAPGPDPDHRPYATMADLADPDGNTWTLQEIRH, from the coding sequence ATGGAACTCAAGCTCGAAGTCGTCACTCTGGCCGTCCGCGATGTCGACGCGGCCCTGGCCTTCTACACGTCGCTGGGCTTCACGCTCGACGTCGACTACCACCCGCGCGAGGATTTCCGCGTCGTACAGCTGACACCGCCCGGGTCGGCCTGCTCGATCCAGTTCGGCGAGGGGCTGACCGACGCGGCGCCCGGATCCGCCCGCGCCAACTACCTCGTCGTGGCGGACCTCGAGGCCGCGCACGAGGAGTTGGTTGCCCGAGGCATCAAGGTTGGCGACATCCGGCACAAGACGCCGATCGACACCTGGGCCGGCGACTTCGCCCCCGGGCCCGACCCGGACCACCGCCCCTACGCCACCATGGCCGACCTGGCCGACCCGGACGGAAACACATGGACACTGCAGGAGATCCGCCATTGA
- a CDS encoding HAD family hydrolase, with protein sequence MKASHVVWDWNGTLLNDNHAVLAAVNEVCTGFGRPELSWGEWQAAYARPMRLSYEQILQRALDEEEWARVDKLYHERYDALLHTCELAAGTLDVLREWTGSGRTQSLLSMWFHARLTPTIEQYGLTSYFTRVDGLPGEVGGGSKADSLIRHLEAQQLDPANVVLIGDVVDDGDAARAAGTQCILVSTGAMTRESLEATGAPVTASIAEALRLVR encoded by the coding sequence GTGAAGGCTTCGCATGTGGTGTGGGACTGGAACGGGACGCTACTCAATGACAATCACGCCGTACTAGCTGCGGTCAACGAGGTTTGTACCGGGTTCGGTCGGCCGGAGCTCAGTTGGGGTGAGTGGCAGGCGGCGTACGCCCGGCCGATGCGGCTCTCGTACGAGCAGATCCTGCAGCGCGCGCTCGACGAGGAGGAGTGGGCGCGGGTCGACAAGCTCTACCACGAGCGGTACGACGCGCTCCTGCACACCTGCGAGCTCGCAGCCGGCACCCTCGACGTACTCCGGGAGTGGACCGGCAGCGGACGGACCCAGTCGTTGCTGTCGATGTGGTTCCACGCGCGGCTGACTCCGACGATCGAGCAGTACGGCCTGACGTCGTACTTCACCCGCGTCGACGGCCTGCCCGGTGAGGTCGGCGGTGGGTCGAAGGCCGACAGCCTCATCCGCCACCTCGAAGCACAGCAGCTCGACCCGGCGAACGTCGTACTCATCGGCGATGTCGTCGACGACGGCGACGCAGCCCGAGCAGCCGGAACCCAGTGCATCCTCGTGTCGACCGGAGCCATGACACGCGAGTCCCTGGAAGCCACCGGCGCCCCGGTCACCGCCTCGATCGCCGAGGCACTCCGCCTGGTCCGCTGA
- a CDS encoding PASTA domain-containing protein: MPNVVGLNHQLAQDTMQAAGFYYLTEADATGQGRLLINDRNWVVVSQQPAGGTHAPADTKIILRSKKVGE; encoded by the coding sequence GTGCCGAACGTGGTCGGGCTGAACCATCAGCTGGCTCAGGACACCATGCAGGCGGCCGGCTTCTACTACCTGACCGAAGCGGACGCCACCGGCCAGGGCCGGCTCCTGATCAACGACCGCAACTGGGTGGTCGTCTCACAACAACCGGCCGGCGGAACCCACGCACCCGCCGACACCAAAATCATTCTCCGCTCGAAGAAGGTCGGCGAATAA
- a CDS encoding ABC transporter ATP-binding protein, which produces MLEAVDITKRMPLHGRRRGQWFTAVDSASLELEAGKVLALVGESGSGKSTLARILTLGDEPSSGTIRLAGKEVSLRRRADRQAHFGQVQLIMQDPFASLNQLHRVRYILSRPLRNFGAGGDLTKRIIDLLERVNLTPGEQYIDKYPHELSGGQRQRVAIARALAADPVVLIGDEPVSMLDVSIRLDVLRLFADLCAGDGLAMLYITHDIASARYFADEINVIYAARMVEGGPAEEVTQRPRHPYTQLLLESSPDPDRVGERSTLPIVDASNEPVDREQELAGCPFAARCPHAMPVCTEQPPPTTTFANGHWSRCWLHTDS; this is translated from the coding sequence ATGCTGGAAGCCGTTGACATCACGAAGCGGATGCCCCTGCACGGTCGTCGCCGTGGGCAATGGTTCACCGCTGTCGACTCGGCGTCGCTCGAGCTGGAGGCCGGCAAGGTACTGGCGTTGGTCGGCGAGAGCGGTTCGGGCAAGAGCACCCTGGCCCGGATCCTCACGCTCGGGGACGAGCCGTCCTCCGGCACCATTCGCCTCGCCGGCAAGGAAGTCAGTCTGCGGCGCCGCGCCGACCGGCAGGCACACTTCGGTCAGGTCCAGCTGATCATGCAGGACCCGTTCGCCTCGCTGAACCAGCTGCACCGGGTGCGCTACATCCTCAGCCGCCCGCTGCGGAACTTCGGCGCGGGCGGCGACCTGACCAAGCGGATCATCGACCTGCTCGAGCGCGTGAACCTGACGCCGGGGGAGCAGTACATCGACAAGTACCCGCACGAGTTGTCCGGTGGCCAGCGGCAACGAGTCGCGATCGCCCGCGCGCTGGCCGCGGACCCCGTCGTGCTGATCGGCGACGAGCCGGTGTCGATGCTGGACGTGTCGATCCGGCTCGACGTACTGCGGCTGTTCGCGGACCTGTGCGCCGGGGACGGGCTGGCGATGCTGTACATCACCCACGACATCGCGAGCGCGCGGTACTTCGCCGACGAGATCAACGTGATCTACGCGGCCCGGATGGTCGAGGGCGGACCGGCCGAGGAGGTGACCCAGCGGCCGCGACACCCGTACACGCAGCTGCTCCTGGAGTCGTCGCCGGACCCGGACCGCGTCGGCGAGCGCAGTACCCTGCCCATCGTCGACGCGTCGAACGAGCCCGTCGACCGGGAGCAGGAGCTGGCCGGATGCCCGTTCGCGGCCCGGTGCCCGCACGCGATGCCGGTGTGCACGGAGCAGCCGCCGCCGACGACCACCTTCGCCAACGGCCATTGGTCGCGTTGCTGGCTCCACACGGACAGTTAG
- a CDS encoding class I SAM-dependent methyltransferase, with protein sequence MGQITELTRVVPADPGKPVRPEAAASQQASRELAEHPTTWSHEQAEQVVRRYTELAPDWDGDRGGYRSVPLADALQRGGPWPTGVCLEVGCGTGLLSALIQDVWPNVVSLDLTWAMLSRSPAPWRVLGDASQLPAGDASAQAVVLADVPLFADEVVRTLTPDGVVVWSNALGEDAPHHVPIDTVLAALEKASGSAWSAVLSHAGWGLWAVLRRGEAA encoded by the coding sequence GTGGGTCAGATCACGGAGCTGACGCGGGTCGTACCGGCAGACCCCGGCAAGCCGGTTCGTCCGGAGGCAGCGGCCAGCCAGCAGGCCTCGCGCGAGCTCGCCGAGCACCCCACGACGTGGTCTCACGAGCAGGCCGAGCAGGTCGTACGCCGGTACACCGAGCTGGCTCCGGACTGGGACGGTGACCGCGGTGGCTACCGCTCCGTCCCGCTGGCCGACGCACTGCAGCGAGGTGGTCCATGGCCTACGGGTGTGTGCTTGGAGGTCGGCTGCGGGACCGGACTGCTCTCCGCACTCATCCAGGACGTCTGGCCGAACGTGGTTAGTCTCGACCTCACCTGGGCGATGCTGAGCCGCTCACCTGCGCCGTGGCGCGTTCTGGGTGACGCGTCGCAGCTGCCCGCCGGTGACGCGTCGGCGCAGGCAGTTGTGCTGGCCGACGTACCTCTCTTCGCTGACGAGGTTGTGCGCACGCTGACGCCGGACGGCGTGGTCGTGTGGTCCAACGCGCTCGGTGAGGACGCACCGCACCACGTGCCGATCGACACCGTGCTGGCCGCACTGGAGAAGGCGTCCGGCTCGGCCTGGTCTGCCGTCCTGTCCCATGCCGGCTGGGGTTTGTGGGCCGTGCTCCGTCGAGGGGAGGCGGCATGA
- a CDS encoding ABC transporter ATP-binding protein, which produces MTLLEVRDLVVEYGTDPAVRAVDRVSFDVGRGEIFGVLGESGSGKTTLMTAITRLQRPPARIAGGTVTYRPADGTPVELVGCTPKQLRELRWERMAVVFQSAMSSLNPVMRVGTQFADAIRAHRSMKRSEAWDRASELLELVGIPRDRVRSYPHELSGGMRQRAAIALSLACEPDLVVMDEPTTAVDVVMQRQILDNLKELQATFGFSVLFVTHDLSLLVELADRIMVMYAGRAVEIASAGDIYRDPQHPYTQGLRDSFPSLHGPRRELRGIGGAPPDLRRLPAGCAFEPRCPQRVDDCRETLPALIERDRTQAACLLLDRQEVRHAGSR; this is translated from the coding sequence ATGACGTTGCTCGAGGTGCGCGACCTGGTGGTCGAGTACGGCACCGATCCCGCGGTACGGGCGGTCGACAGGGTGTCGTTCGACGTCGGGCGCGGAGAGATCTTCGGCGTGCTCGGAGAGAGCGGCAGCGGGAAGACGACGCTGATGACGGCGATCACCCGGCTGCAACGCCCGCCGGCCCGGATCGCCGGTGGCACGGTGACCTACCGGCCGGCGGACGGTACGCCGGTGGAGCTGGTCGGCTGTACTCCCAAGCAGTTGCGCGAGCTGCGCTGGGAACGGATGGCCGTGGTGTTCCAGAGCGCGATGAGCTCGCTGAATCCGGTGATGCGGGTCGGCACCCAGTTCGCCGACGCGATCCGGGCCCATCGGTCGATGAAGCGGTCCGAGGCGTGGGACCGGGCCTCGGAGCTGCTGGAGCTCGTCGGCATCCCGCGCGACCGGGTCCGCAGTTACCCACACGAGCTGTCCGGCGGGATGCGGCAGCGCGCCGCGATCGCCTTGTCGCTCGCCTGCGAACCGGATCTCGTCGTGATGGACGAGCCCACCACCGCGGTCGACGTGGTGATGCAGCGCCAGATCCTCGACAACCTGAAGGAACTGCAGGCCACCTTCGGCTTCTCGGTCCTGTTCGTCACGCACGACCTGTCCCTGCTCGTCGAGCTGGCCGACCGGATCATGGTCATGTACGCCGGCCGCGCCGTGGAGATCGCATCCGCCGGCGACATCTACCGCGACCCGCAACACCCGTACACACAGGGATTGCGGGACTCGTTCCCCTCGCTGCACGGGCCGCGGCGTGAGCTCCGCGGGATCGGTGGCGCGCCGCCGGACCTCAGGCGGCTGCCGGCTGGATGCGCCTTCGAACCCAGGTGTCCGCAACGCGTCGACGACTGCCGGGAGACGCTGCCGGCGCTGATCGAACGCGACCGTACCCAGGCAGCCTGTCTGCTGCTCGACCGGCAGGAGGTCCGACATGCTGGAAGCCGTTGA
- a CDS encoding Na+/H+ antiporter NhaA, producing the protein MTNQLDPSGMSMTGPATSPLRAFLRTEAASAAVLVAAIALALIWANLTSTGYDDFWTRELPVRIGPLSANLDLRTWVNSGLMTLFFLVVGLEARREFDLGELRERRRLILPVAAGLAGMVVPVLIYLAFNHSGAGLHGWGAAMSTDTALALGALAVAGKLVPDRVRTFLLTVFVVDDVVALVVIAVAYTSQVHVTGLLVAVTSYAGLLASTRLRYNRRKPVFIALAVILWCALLASGIDPVVAGLAVGLATSAYVPRRDELEEATTLVRLFREQPTPELARAATRGLTGTLSANARLQHTYHRVTSYVIVPLFALANAGIALDPALFKVTPVMAGIFVAFVVGKPVAVGATSWLLTRTSHGAVRPSVGWAGVVGSGTIAGVPFTVSLLIANLAFTGNMLAEAKLGVLAAAVAAAAITLVFYRVIALMPIRARTRALLGAGHQLSDLAAPVDPERDHIRGPADAAVTVVEYGDFECPWTQMAAPTARELIASNSDIRYVWRHLPLDDVHPHARLASEAAEAAGRQGKFWQLHDLLLLNQDNLELDAILSYAASLDLDLDRFRADLTTHEFAGRIAHDIDSADRSGVAGTPTFFINSRRHDGPQDLPTLTAAIRLALVTAVA; encoded by the coding sequence TTGACGAACCAGCTGGACCCGAGCGGGATGTCGATGACCGGCCCCGCGACCAGCCCGCTCCGCGCGTTCCTGCGCACCGAGGCAGCCAGCGCCGCCGTCCTCGTCGCCGCGATCGCCCTGGCACTGATCTGGGCGAACCTCACGAGCACCGGGTACGACGACTTCTGGACCAGGGAACTGCCGGTCCGGATCGGCCCACTGTCGGCGAACCTGGATCTGCGCACCTGGGTGAACAGCGGCCTGATGACGTTGTTCTTCCTGGTCGTCGGACTGGAGGCACGCCGGGAGTTCGACCTGGGTGAGCTCCGCGAACGACGGCGGCTGATCCTCCCGGTCGCGGCCGGACTGGCCGGCATGGTCGTGCCGGTGCTGATCTACCTGGCGTTCAACCACTCCGGCGCGGGCCTGCACGGCTGGGGCGCTGCGATGTCGACCGACACCGCTCTGGCCCTGGGTGCGCTGGCGGTCGCCGGCAAGCTCGTACCGGATCGGGTCCGGACCTTCCTGCTCACGGTGTTCGTGGTCGACGATGTGGTCGCGCTGGTGGTCATCGCAGTCGCTTACACGAGTCAGGTGCATGTGACCGGGCTGCTGGTCGCCGTCACGTCGTACGCCGGGCTGCTGGCCAGCACACGGTTGCGGTACAACCGTCGCAAGCCGGTGTTCATCGCGCTCGCGGTGATCCTCTGGTGCGCGTTGCTGGCCAGCGGTATCGATCCGGTCGTCGCGGGGCTCGCGGTCGGGCTGGCGACCTCGGCGTACGTGCCGCGACGGGACGAGCTGGAGGAGGCGACCACGCTGGTCCGGCTGTTCCGGGAGCAACCCACACCGGAGCTGGCGCGGGCCGCGACACGTGGTCTGACCGGGACGCTGTCGGCGAATGCGCGGCTGCAGCACACGTACCACCGCGTGACCAGCTATGTGATCGTCCCGCTGTTCGCGTTGGCGAACGCCGGGATCGCTCTGGACCCGGCGCTCTTCAAGGTGACACCGGTGATGGCCGGGATCTTCGTCGCGTTCGTGGTCGGGAAGCCGGTCGCGGTTGGTGCGACGTCGTGGCTGCTCACCCGGACCAGCCACGGCGCGGTCCGGCCGTCGGTCGGCTGGGCGGGCGTCGTCGGCAGCGGGACCATCGCCGGCGTACCGTTCACGGTCTCGCTGCTGATCGCGAACCTCGCCTTCACCGGGAACATGCTGGCCGAGGCGAAGCTCGGCGTGCTCGCCGCCGCTGTTGCCGCGGCCGCGATCACGCTCGTCTTCTACCGTGTGATCGCGCTGATGCCGATCCGCGCCCGGACACGGGCACTGCTCGGAGCCGGTCATCAGCTGAGCGACCTCGCCGCTCCGGTCGATCCGGAGCGCGACCATATTCGTGGTCCGGCGGACGCGGCCGTCACGGTCGTCGAGTACGGCGACTTCGAGTGCCCGTGGACGCAGATGGCGGCGCCGACAGCTCGCGAGCTGATCGCGTCGAACTCCGATATCCGTTACGTCTGGCGGCACCTACCGCTGGACGACGTCCATCCGCACGCCCGGCTTGCCTCCGAAGCCGCCGAGGCGGCCGGCCGGCAGGGGAAGTTCTGGCAGCTGCACGACCTGCTCCTGCTCAACCAGGACAACCTCGAGCTCGACGCGATCCTGTCGTACGCCGCGTCGCTCGACCTCGACCTGGATCGCTTCCGGGCGGACCTCACGACCCACGAGTTCGCCGGCCGGATCGCCCACGACATCGACTCCGCCGACCGCAGCGGCGTCGCCGGGACGCCGACGTTCTTCATCAACAGCCGCCGCCACGACGGCCCGCAAGATCTGCCGACGTTGACCGCCGCGATCCGGCTGGCGCTCGTGACGGCGGTTGCCTAG
- a CDS encoding DUF4037 domain-containing protein, which yields MTEFRSAADLGVGFHAEVIAPLVGDIGYAAGLLGWGSDVLGYDTARSTDHGWGPRVVVLVDADEVERVRKAVEDGLPEEYDGYAVRFGWDSQEAVDHVTIATLGDWLQGHLGFDASHGIGLADWLVTPQQQLLGVVAGQVYADDGRLAAVRDALAWYPDQVWRWMLGCQWSRIAQEEAFVQRTYEVGDELGSRVVTARLVRDVMRLALLQSRTYAPYTKWLGTAFARLGHADGLDRALADATAAVRFEDREQALVTAYELIARRHNALGITAAIDPAPRPYFTRPAQVIDAGRFVQACLATVTDEAVARCGLIGSIDQFADNTDVLSNPAAYRKFLDVYR from the coding sequence ATGACCGAGTTCCGGAGTGCAGCTGACCTCGGAGTCGGGTTCCACGCTGAGGTGATCGCACCTCTGGTGGGGGACATCGGGTATGCGGCCGGCTTACTGGGGTGGGGATCGGACGTACTCGGGTACGACACCGCCCGCTCGACGGACCACGGCTGGGGTCCGCGGGTTGTGGTTCTGGTCGATGCCGACGAGGTCGAGCGGGTTCGGAAGGCCGTCGAGGACGGTCTGCCGGAGGAGTACGACGGGTACGCGGTGCGCTTTGGATGGGACTCCCAGGAGGCGGTGGACCATGTCACGATCGCGACCCTGGGGGACTGGCTGCAGGGCCACCTCGGGTTCGACGCGTCGCACGGCATCGGGCTCGCCGACTGGCTGGTCACGCCGCAGCAGCAACTCCTCGGAGTGGTGGCCGGCCAGGTGTACGCCGACGACGGGCGGCTGGCCGCAGTACGCGACGCTCTCGCCTGGTACCCGGACCAGGTGTGGCGGTGGATGCTCGGCTGCCAGTGGTCGCGGATCGCGCAGGAGGAGGCGTTCGTCCAGCGCACGTACGAGGTGGGTGACGAGCTCGGCTCGCGGGTGGTCACCGCTCGCCTGGTGCGTGACGTGATGCGCTTGGCGCTGCTGCAGTCGCGGACCTATGCGCCGTACACCAAATGGCTGGGTACGGCGTTCGCGCGGCTGGGGCATGCTGACGGCCTGGACCGGGCGCTCGCCGACGCGACAGCAGCCGTCCGCTTCGAGGACCGCGAGCAGGCCCTCGTCACGGCGTACGAGCTGATCGCACGCCGCCACAACGCGCTCGGGATCACCGCGGCGATCGACCCGGCGCCGCGGCCGTACTTCACCCGGCCCGCTCAGGTCATCGACGCCGGGCGCTTCGTGCAGGCGTGCCTGGCGACCGTCACCGACGAGGCGGTGGCGCGCTGCGGGCTGATCGGGTCGATCGACCAGTTCGCCGACAACACCGACGTACTCAGCAATCCGGCGGCGTACCGGAAGTTCCTCGATGTCTATCGTTGA
- a CDS encoding MOSC and FAD-binding oxidoreductase domain-containing protein: protein MSPASVLSVNVGLPKDVEWNGKTVHTGVWKESVDGPVMVRRLNLDGDGQGDLGGHGGEQRAVMVYQIDSYRHWEQHFGRDDFVYGQFGENLTIDGLPDDEVCVGDRYRIGGAVLEVTQPRVTCYRVGLRMGEPELPALLVSHHRPGFYCRVITEGEITAGDPIVKTSTGPGALTVADIDALLYLPDRDLDAVRRALQIPALSPGWQGSFRELLDAEDRPGTFSAAGASVATPPAWDGFRALRVSSVVAETPSVSSISLEAADGGALPPARPGQYLTFRLPDAGQPIPLRSYSLSTSPGYRVSVKHEPHGVGSGYMTTMLHPGDVLDVAAPRGEFVLDDADTPVVLLSAGIGVTPVLAMLHALSAAGSQREIWWIHSARAPEEHPLAAEADELLSKLPHTRERIFYSSRDGRLTKDKLADLALPSDASAYICGPESFMADMREALAAVGVTKIHTELFGALSSINPGITDQTVRPPHQPAVLGNGPLVTFARSGISTPSGDDSLLDLADACDVPTRWSCRSGVCHTCLTPLLSGEVTYSPTPLEPPPDGQVLICCARPTTDLALDM from the coding sequence ATGAGCCCAGCCAGTGTGTTGTCGGTCAACGTCGGTCTGCCGAAGGACGTCGAGTGGAACGGGAAGACCGTCCACACCGGCGTCTGGAAGGAGTCGGTCGACGGACCGGTGATGGTACGGCGGCTGAACCTCGACGGTGACGGACAGGGCGACCTGGGCGGGCACGGCGGCGAGCAACGCGCGGTGATGGTGTACCAGATCGACTCCTACCGCCACTGGGAGCAGCACTTCGGGCGAGACGACTTCGTCTACGGGCAGTTCGGCGAGAACCTGACGATCGACGGGCTGCCCGACGACGAGGTCTGCGTCGGGGACCGGTACCGGATCGGCGGCGCCGTACTAGAGGTCACGCAGCCGCGGGTCACCTGCTACCGGGTCGGCCTGCGGATGGGCGAGCCGGAGCTACCCGCTTTGCTCGTCAGCCACCACCGGCCGGGCTTCTACTGCCGCGTGATCACCGAAGGCGAGATCACGGCAGGCGACCCGATCGTAAAGACGTCGACAGGCCCGGGCGCGTTGACCGTTGCCGACATCGACGCATTGCTCTACCTGCCGGACCGTGACCTCGACGCAGTACGCCGTGCGCTGCAGATCCCCGCCCTGAGCCCCGGGTGGCAGGGGTCGTTCCGTGAACTCCTCGATGCCGAGGACCGTCCGGGCACCTTCTCGGCGGCGGGGGCGTCCGTGGCGACTCCGCCGGCTTGGGACGGCTTCCGGGCACTCCGGGTCAGCAGCGTGGTCGCTGAGACTCCGAGCGTCTCGTCGATCAGCTTGGAGGCAGCGGACGGCGGCGCGCTGCCGCCTGCGCGTCCAGGGCAGTACCTCACGTTCCGGCTGCCGGACGCCGGTCAGCCGATCCCCCTGCGCAGCTACTCGCTGTCCACCTCGCCCGGTTACCGCGTGAGCGTCAAGCACGAGCCGCACGGCGTCGGGAGCGGCTACATGACCACCATGCTGCACCCCGGAGACGTGCTGGACGTAGCGGCGCCACGCGGCGAGTTCGTGCTCGACGACGCAGACACCCCTGTGGTGCTGCTGTCGGCCGGCATCGGCGTGACCCCGGTTCTGGCGATGCTGCATGCACTCAGTGCTGCCGGCAGCCAGCGTGAGATCTGGTGGATCCACAGCGCTCGTGCTCCAGAAGAGCATCCCCTAGCCGCCGAAGCGGATGAGCTGCTGAGCAAGCTGCCCCACACCAGAGAGCGCATCTTCTACAGCTCCCGTGACGGCCGCCTGACCAAGGACAAGCTGGCCGATCTGGCCCTCCCGTCCGACGCCTCGGCATACATCTGTGGACCGGAGTCCTTCATGGCGGACATGAGGGAAGCACTCGCCGCCGTCGGCGTGACCAAGATCCACACGGAGCTGTTCGGTGCGCTGTCGTCGATCAACCCGGGTATCACCGACCAGACCGTTCGTCCGCCACACCAACCTGCCGTGCTCGGCAACGGGCCGCTGGTGACGTTCGCCCGGAGCGGCATCTCGACGCCGAGTGGTGACGACAGCCTGCTCGACCTGGCCGACGCGTGCGACGTTCCGACCCGCTGGAGCTGTCGCAGCGGCGTCTGCCATACCTGCCTGACGCCGCTGCTGTCCGGCGAGGTCACGTACTCCCCCACGCCGCTCGAACCGCCCCCTGACGGGCAGGTGCTGATCTGCTGCGCCCGCCCGACCACCGACCTAGCCCTGGACATGTGA
- a CDS encoding ABC transporter permease — protein MRRLVAGGDRKVILGLTILAAMLLIALVGPVVVSSLLGQSPTKLHAGPALAGPSGDHWLGTTSSGVDVFAQFITGTRVSVFVGLVGGTISTFLAVLFGLVSGYHTGRTGAALTGFVNIFLVIPGLPLLLLIASYTRGRGGWAAVALIIGLTSWAGGARVKRAQTLSLRNRDFVAAARYSGDKQSRVLFMEVVPHLAPVIASTFLFAVVGSIAAEAGLDFIGAGNTNTVSWGTMLYWAQSQGALQSGAWWWFLPPGLGIALVGTAAGLVNFGIDELSDPRRRTLRTGSQSKRSKRRKVRRTEVAA, from the coding sequence ATGCGACGACTGGTGGCCGGGGGCGACCGGAAGGTGATTCTCGGGCTGACGATCCTGGCGGCGATGCTGCTGATCGCACTGGTCGGACCAGTGGTTGTCAGCTCGCTGCTCGGCCAATCACCGACCAAGCTGCACGCGGGTCCGGCGCTGGCCGGGCCGTCCGGTGATCATTGGCTGGGTACGACGTCGTCCGGTGTCGACGTCTTCGCGCAGTTCATCACCGGGACCCGGGTCTCGGTGTTCGTCGGTCTTGTCGGCGGGACGATCTCGACGTTCCTCGCCGTACTGTTCGGGCTGGTCAGCGGCTATCACACTGGTCGGACCGGTGCCGCGCTGACCGGGTTCGTCAACATCTTCCTGGTCATCCCAGGACTGCCGCTGCTGCTCCTGATCGCCAGCTACACCCGGGGCCGGGGCGGCTGGGCGGCCGTGGCGCTGATCATCGGTCTGACCAGTTGGGCGGGTGGTGCGCGCGTCAAGCGGGCGCAGACACTCTCGCTGCGCAATCGCGACTTCGTTGCCGCGGCGCGGTACAGCGGGGACAAGCAGTCCCGGGTGCTGTTCATGGAGGTCGTTCCGCACCTCGCACCGGTGATCGCTTCGACGTTCCTGTTCGCGGTCGTCGGATCGATCGCCGCCGAGGCCGGCCTGGACTTCATCGGCGCCGGCAACACGAACACCGTCAGCTGGGGCACGATGCTCTACTGGGCGCAGTCGCAGGGCGCGTTGCAGAGCGGTGCGTGGTGGTGGTTCCTGCCGCCGGGACTCGGCATCGCCCTGGTCGGTACGGCGGCCGGACTGGTGAACTTCGGGATCGACGAGTTGTCCGATCCACGTCGTCGTACCCTCCGGACCGGCTCGCAGTCGAAGCGGTCGAAGCGGCGGAAGGTTCGCCGTACGGAGGTGGCGGCATGA